GGCTCTACCTCAAAGACGGGGGCATAGCGTCCCCAAGAAAAAATGGGCATACCAAGCAAAGCCGGTATGCCCACCAGGGCAACCTTTATTTTCCGACCAAAGAAAAAAGAGAAGGCCCTGTGGAAAGATTCTTAATTGGCTTGCGGGATTTTGCAATCGAAAAAGTGGTCAGTCACGTTCCCCCGGTGTTTGAGGCCAAGTGGACTGGCAAGAACTCTTGCCCACACTGCGCATGCGAAAAGCTACGCATAAAGGACTCATTCTGGAGGTCAATCCGGAATATTTCCATTCATGGAAGGGCGTCTCGGTTGTTGGTTCGTTGCCATAAATACCGATGTGAAAGCTGCGGTAGATATTTTAATACCAGGCTTGCAGGTATAAAAGTGTGGAGCAGAACAACAGAACTGCTCAAGCGCAATATTTTTCAGGCATATAACAAAGGCATTTCCTGCAAGGAAATCGCCAACGAACACCGCATAGGCGTAGCCAGCGTGGAGCGCTACTACCACCAGATGATGCAGCACACGAGCAGCCACTGGGTAAATCGCACCTGCCCGCGCATTCTAGGGATTGATGAGCACCGATTCACGCGCAGACAGGGCTTTGCAACCACGTTTTGCGATTTGGCCCGGCGTAGGGTCTTTGATGTGGTTAAGGGGCGCAGCGCCGCCGATATGCGCGATTTTTTGCAGTCGCTGCAAGGCCGTCATAAGGTAAAAATGGTCTGTATTGATATGAATTCTGCGTATCGCCGACTAGTGCGGGAATGGTTTCCCAATGCGCGCATTGTTGCGGACAGGTTTCATGTTATCAGGCTGGTGAATCAGCACTTTTCAGAGCTATGCAAAGAAATTGATGAAAAACATCTTGCTCATGGGCGCGGCGGCATGATGCGTATTTTACTGACCCGCAGAGATCGATTAACAGACGCCCAAAAAGAGCGACTACGAACATACTTTGCCGCCAGACCAG
Above is a window of Desulfovibrio legallii DNA encoding:
- a CDS encoding ISL3 family transposase; this translates as MFEAKWTGKNSCPHCACEKLRIKDSFWRSIRNISIHGRASRLLVRCHKYRCESCGRYFNTRLAGIKVWSRTTELLKRNIFQAYNKGISCKEIANEHRIGVASVERYYHQMMQHTSSHWVNRTCPRILGIDEHRFTRRQGFATTFCDLARRRVFDVVKGRSAADMRDFLQSLQGRHKVKMVCIDMNSAYRRLVREWFPNARIVADRFHVIRLVNQHFSELCKEIDEKHLAHGRGGMMRILLTRRDRLTDAQKERLRTYFAARPDIESLYEFLHETADLLRVRAQNVDSCRRYVAELLNKIDQLRKTPFAPLRTLGKTLHNWREEVARMFRFTRNNGITEGFH